One Desulfovibrionales bacterium genomic region harbors:
- a CDS encoding chloride channel protein, whose amino-acid sequence MKIDKAQFFALGKWFLNYVLIGVIAGCGAIIFYFLCQVGLHYFLDFLAGYRPPHPAGEAPLFKEFSTPFRRWALLLVPALGGLVSGWLVYTFAPEAEGHGTDAAIEAYHKKGGFIRSRVPVIKTLASFITLGTGGSGGREGPIAQIGAGFGSFLATRLKLSDRERRIMLAAGMAAGVGSIFRAPLAGALFAAEVLYKEAEFESEVLIPAGISSVVAYCVFCLVFGWGSLFTTHDFVFNDPRQLFPYSVLALILAGAAFLYVKIFYGVHDIFKKINLPNYIKPAMGGFLTGCIGFFLPQTLAFGYGFIQMTLNNLVAIPVLVAVGLGKILTTSLSIGSGGSGGVFGPAMVIGASLGAAVGQVFHYLMPDIVQQPAAFAIVGMAGFFSAASKAPFSTIIMVSEMTGSYHLLLPALLVCTLAFIFSRKWTIYHKQVSSRIDSPAHAGDFLTDLLEGLTVRSLENKIRNIITVQENVKFKDFLYTFSHAEQHYFPVINSRNKLTGIFSINDIRHHLFEHDLDDLVIMKDIAWSEVITTHLAEDLHTVLKKFTAKNIDMLPVVREDNPGELSGMLSRRDVIELYNQKVSDLQRLKGS is encoded by the coding sequence TTGAAAATCGATAAAGCGCAATTCTTTGCCCTGGGCAAATGGTTTTTAAATTATGTCCTGATCGGTGTTATCGCCGGTTGCGGTGCTATCATATTCTATTTCTTATGCCAGGTTGGGCTGCATTATTTTCTGGATTTCTTAGCTGGTTACCGCCCGCCCCATCCCGCTGGTGAAGCCCCTTTATTCAAGGAATTCTCGACTCCTTTCCGGCGGTGGGCGCTGTTGCTGGTGCCGGCCCTGGGTGGGCTTGTCAGCGGCTGGCTGGTTTATACTTTTGCCCCGGAGGCAGAAGGCCACGGCACCGACGCCGCCATTGAAGCGTATCACAAAAAGGGAGGGTTCATAAGATCCAGAGTCCCCGTTATTAAGACCCTGGCCTCTTTTATAACTTTAGGTACGGGAGGCTCAGGAGGACGGGAGGGCCCCATTGCCCAGATTGGAGCCGGCTTTGGCTCATTTCTGGCTACCCGTTTGAAGCTATCGGACCGGGAGCGCCGGATCATGCTGGCCGCAGGTATGGCGGCCGGCGTAGGAAGCATATTCCGGGCGCCGTTGGCTGGTGCATTATTTGCGGCTGAGGTTTTATACAAGGAAGCCGAGTTTGAATCTGAAGTCCTTATCCCGGCCGGCATTTCTTCCGTGGTGGCCTATTGTGTCTTCTGCCTGGTTTTTGGCTGGGGGTCGCTCTTCACCACCCACGATTTTGTCTTTAATGATCCACGCCAGCTCTTTCCATATTCGGTTCTTGCCCTAATACTGGCCGGCGCCGCCTTTCTTTATGTCAAAATTTTCTACGGCGTCCATGATATTTTCAAAAAAATAAACCTCCCTAATTATATCAAACCGGCCATGGGCGGCTTTCTTACCGGGTGCATCGGATTCTTTTTACCCCAGACACTGGCCTTCGGGTATGGCTTTATACAGATGACCTTGAACAATTTGGTGGCCATCCCCGTTTTAGTTGCGGTGGGACTGGGCAAGATATTGACCACTTCCCTCTCTATCGGTTCCGGTGGAAGTGGAGGGGTCTTTGGTCCGGCCATGGTTATAGGAGCTTCTTTAGGTGCAGCCGTGGGGCAGGTTTTTCATTACTTGATGCCCGATATAGTGCAGCAACCAGCGGCGTTTGCTATCGTGGGTATGGCTGGTTTCTTTTCCGCGGCCTCCAAGGCCCCGTTTTCTACCATCATCATGGTAAGTGAGATGACCGGTTCTTATCATCTGCTTCTTCCGGCCCTCCTGGTCTGTACCCTGGCCTTTATCTTTTCGCGGAAATGGACCATTTATCATAAACAGGTTTCTTCACGCATTGATTCACCCGCCCATGCCGGAGACTTCCTAACGGATCTTTTAGAAGGACTAACCGTCCGCAGTCTGGAAAACAAGATAAGAAACATAATTACCGTACAAGAAAATGTTAAGTTCAAAGATTTCTTATATACCTTCTCTCATGCGGAGCAACACTACTTTCCGGTAATAAACAGTCGGAATAAGTTAACCGGCATCTTCTCCATTAATGATATCAGGCACCATCTCTTCGAGCATGACCTCGATGACCTGGTCATCATGAAAGACATCGCCTGGTCAGAAGTCATAACCACGCATCTCGCCGAAGATCTGCACACTGTCCTGAAAAAATTCACAGCCAAAAATATTGACATGCTGCCCGTGGTAAGGGAAGACAACCCCGGAGAACTAAGCGGCATGTTATCCCGCCGGGACGTAATCGAATTGTATAATCAGAAGGTCTCTGACCTGCAACGTCTGAAGGGGTCTTGA
- a CDS encoding glycosyltransferase yields MISDYSGIVPKGDLQLLQKLGEKLRNRSFLHINSTRAGGGVAEILQRMIPLLRGLDIDARWEVIEGDDRFFDITKRIHNTLQGNLDHISKEMWEYHYEVNKKNAEKLNLDADAVLIHDPQPAPLIEFRKTGKWIWRCHIDAANPLKKVSDYLRRYWEKYDAAIFSVARFARSIPIDEFIIAPSIDPLSEKNRELTEQETSEVSERLQIPRDRPIILQVSRFDRFKDPTGVIRAYKIVKKYNDCILVLAGSPAADDPEGEEVLKEVRGYAADDPDIFILLLPAFSDRDINALQRMADVILQKSTREGFGLTVSEAMWKGKPVIGGAVGGIPLQIVHGVTGFLVHSVEGAAFRIRQFLNNPEMAARMGEKGREYVRINFLITRQIRDYLSVWYALENKGKNVLEL; encoded by the coding sequence ATGATCTCAGATTACTCAGGCATTGTGCCCAAAGGAGACTTGCAACTACTACAGAAGCTCGGCGAGAAATTAAGAAACAGGTCTTTTCTTCACATAAACTCTACTCGGGCCGGTGGTGGAGTGGCCGAGATACTCCAGAGAATGATCCCCCTGCTTCGGGGACTGGACATAGATGCAAGGTGGGAAGTCATTGAGGGAGACGACAGGTTTTTTGATATAACCAAAAGAATCCACAACACGCTTCAGGGGAATCTTGACCATATCAGCAAGGAAATGTGGGAATACCATTATGAGGTAAACAAAAAAAATGCGGAGAAGCTCAACCTGGATGCAGATGCGGTTTTAATCCACGACCCCCAGCCGGCGCCCCTTATCGAGTTCAGGAAAACCGGGAAATGGATATGGAGATGTCACATCGACGCCGCGAACCCTTTGAAAAAAGTGAGCGATTATCTGAGGCGTTATTGGGAGAAATATGATGCCGCCATTTTTTCTGTGGCCAGATTTGCCCGGTCCATACCTATAGACGAATTTATCATCGCTCCGTCTATCGATCCCCTGAGCGAAAAGAACCGGGAGCTTACCGAACAGGAAACAAGCGAGGTTTCGGAAAGACTTCAGATACCAAGAGACAGGCCCATAATCTTACAGGTCTCAAGATTTGACCGTTTTAAGGATCCAACAGGGGTAATAAGGGCTTATAAGATCGTCAAGAAATATAATGACTGTATTCTTGTTCTGGCAGGGAGCCCGGCAGCCGACGATCCGGAAGGGGAGGAGGTTTTAAAAGAGGTAAGGGGATATGCGGCCGATGATCCAGACATATTTATTCTCTTGTTGCCGGCATTCAGCGACAGGGACATAAATGCCCTGCAGAGGATGGCGGATGTTATTCTGCAAAAGTCCACGCGAGAAGGTTTTGGCCTTACCGTTTCCGAGGCCATGTGGAAAGGAAAGCCGGTCATAGGAGGGGCCGTAGGCGGTATCCCCCTGCAAATAGTCCACGGCGTCACCGGCTTTCTTGTACATTCTGTGGAAGGCGCCGCCTTCAGGATAAGGCAGTTTTTGAATAATCCGGAAATGGCGGCGCGGATGGGTGAAAAAGGCAGGGAATATGTGCGGATTAATTTCCTTATAACCAGGCAGATAAGAGACTATCTTTCGGTCTGGTATGCGTTAGAGAACAAGGGTAAGAACGTTTTGGAGCTGTGA
- a CDS encoding DUF5752 family protein → MTALEVSLGEQVEKPIPPFEFRQCASILKSTGEKAKNLRELRDIIAHVSDEAIFHHTYQYFLKGHIYQYTNDFAQWAGESLEEEALAEHLSVLDPYEFKRIEDLRSALAAVIDHYLIDFPEPREAMPGDEFHFNETRTLIFPVGIRVKNLAEFLMAIKYVDAGSIYYHFYEARMRLGSGIDDFSAWIETSLEKKDLAEKIRAIDPFMHSIEEIRKHITEVVEKEARRDMEVM, encoded by the coding sequence TTGACAGCACTCGAAGTGTCTTTGGGAGAGCAGGTGGAAAAACCCATACCACCCTTTGAGTTTAGACAGTGTGCGAGCATACTAAAATCCACAGGTGAAAAGGCAAAAAATCTCCGGGAACTTAGAGACATAATTGCTCATGTCAGTGATGAGGCCATATTTCATCACACCTACCAATATTTCTTGAAGGGTCATATCTATCAATATACCAACGATTTTGCCCAATGGGCCGGCGAAAGTCTGGAAGAAGAGGCGCTGGCCGAGCATCTATCGGTTCTGGACCCATACGAATTTAAGAGGATAGAGGATCTGCGCAGTGCGCTGGCGGCAGTAATCGATCATTATTTAATAGATTTTCCTGAGCCAAGGGAGGCTATGCCCGGAGATGAATTCCATTTTAATGAGACCAGAACCCTCATATTTCCGGTCGGGATAAGGGTAAAGAACCTTGCCGAATTCTTAATGGCTATAAAGTATGTGGATGCTGGTTCGATATATTATCATTTCTACGAGGCAAGGATGCGTCTGGGTAGCGGCATAGATGATTTTTCCGCGTGGATAGAGACCTCCCTGGAAAAGAAAGATCTGGCAGAAAAGATAAGGGCCATAGACCCTTTTATGCATAGCATAGAAGAGATCAGGAAACATATAACCGAAGTGGTTGAGAAAGAGGCCAGGCGCGACATGGAGGTTATGTAG
- a CDS encoding glycerate kinase, with product MDDLRLTARKIFRSGLSAVDPYKDVHNRLVVKNDMLILGGELQKGREYDLRRFRRVFVLGAGKASVPMAAACEEILQKRISKGIIVTKYGHSGPLKYITIVEAGHPVPDKAGLHAAQDILTLLNGSQTDDLIIFLTSGGCSALLPLPVPPITLSEKKRLTNLLLKSGATIKEINAVRKHISMTKGGGLAKQAHPSTVINLILSDVVGDNLDVIGSGPFVPDSSTFQVAWDVLEKYNLKSRLPESIIKHLRAGLEGKVQETPKPGQPCFRKVYNLIIGSNLAALKAAENKAKSLGLKTLILSSQIQGEAGELAGFYAAIAKEILQSGYPSSTPICILAGGEPTVTVKGKGLGGRNTELALSVAIEIQGVNGISFLSGGTDGTDGPTDAAGAIVSGSTYGKALKKGLKPESYLAHNDSYNFFKKTGGLLITGPTGTNVMDIHIMLIG from the coding sequence ATGGACGACCTTCGCCTTACCGCCAGAAAAATCTTCCGGTCCGGTCTTTCGGCTGTAGATCCGTATAAGGACGTGCATAACCGTCTTGTGGTCAAAAACGATATGCTTATCCTCGGCGGTGAACTGCAAAAAGGCCGTGAGTATGACCTGAGGCGGTTCCGGCGGGTCTTTGTCCTTGGCGCCGGCAAGGCTTCTGTGCCCATGGCCGCCGCTTGTGAAGAAATACTGCAAAAAAGAATTAGTAAGGGCATCATTGTTACCAAGTATGGCCACTCCGGCCCCCTTAAGTACATAACGATTGTAGAAGCCGGACATCCCGTACCGGATAAGGCCGGGCTCCATGCAGCACAAGATATCTTAACGCTTCTCAATGGGTCTCAAACCGATGACCTTATAATATTTCTTACCTCAGGAGGGTGCTCCGCTCTGCTGCCCTTGCCCGTACCTCCCATCACGTTATCTGAGAAAAAGAGACTGACCAACCTCCTTCTCAAGTCGGGGGCCACCATTAAAGAGATAAACGCCGTACGCAAGCATATCTCCATGACCAAGGGAGGGGGTCTGGCCAAACAGGCCCACCCTTCCACGGTGATCAACCTGATACTCTCCGACGTCGTGGGAGACAACCTGGATGTTATCGGCTCGGGGCCTTTTGTCCCTGACTCTTCCACCTTCCAAGTGGCCTGGGATGTACTGGAAAAATATAACCTTAAGTCCAGGTTGCCCGAAAGTATTATCAAACATCTCCGGGCCGGGCTGGAAGGGAAGGTACAAGAGACGCCCAAACCCGGTCAACCCTGCTTTCGCAAGGTTTACAACCTTATTATTGGAAGTAATTTGGCAGCCTTGAAGGCCGCAGAGAACAAGGCCAAATCCCTGGGCCTTAAGACCCTGATCCTCTCGTCACAAATCCAGGGTGAGGCCGGAGAACTGGCCGGGTTTTATGCGGCCATAGCGAAAGAGATTCTCCAATCTGGATATCCATCTTCAACGCCGATCTGTATTCTCGCCGGGGGAGAGCCAACCGTAACAGTCAAAGGCAAGGGGTTGGGAGGAAGAAATACGGAACTGGCCCTGTCTGTTGCTATTGAAATACAAGGGGTAAACGGAATATCTTTTCTAAGCGGCGGGACAGACGGAACAGACGGCCCCACGGATGCCGCCGGGGCCATAGTAAGCGGCAGTACTTATGGAAAGGCGCTTAAAAAAGGCCTAAAACCTGAAAGCTATCTTGCACACAACGATTCCTATAATTTTTTTAAAAAGACGGGGGGGCTGCTTATAACCGGCCCCACCGGAACCAATGTTATGGACATCCATATTATGCTGATAGGATAG
- a CDS encoding glycosyltransferase gives MYYTALRPYTLKRLEEIGRADILVGIPAYNNERTIAHVIQMVSHGLDKYYKEDKNVIMIADGGSTDDTREIVKEFQLKPWQEKLLSIYRGPGGKGTAFRSIFEAAVKLDVKACIVVDSDIRSITSDWVQHLLSPVLEKGYQYVTPVYCRHKYDGTITNNIVYNLTRALYGRRIRQPIGGDFAFSREVAAYYIDQPVWDTEIARFGIDIWMTTQAVVQGFKICQANLGVKVHDAKDPAAHLGPMFRQVVWTIFYLMEQNESYWKKTKKSTLVETFGAEKCSEPEPIKVDLDGLIYNFQVGFKQFKSFWKDILDSDSYSDLKKASRMSAKDFSLPVETWVRILYELAATFHYWPMNRNKLVDLMTPLYYARVASFVRETWDMDSSRAEDMVEKNAEAFEEQKDYLLKMWDKKRKVYEKLSERV, from the coding sequence GTGTACTACACCGCATTAAGACCATATACCTTGAAGAGACTGGAGGAAATCGGCCGGGCCGATATCCTGGTGGGTATTCCCGCCTATAACAACGAACGGACTATAGCCCATGTAATCCAGATGGTTTCCCACGGCCTGGACAAGTATTACAAGGAAGACAAGAATGTAATAATGATAGCCGACGGGGGCTCTACCGACGACACCCGGGAGATAGTCAAAGAATTTCAGCTTAAGCCCTGGCAGGAAAAACTCCTGTCCATCTACCGGGGACCGGGCGGGAAGGGCACGGCCTTTCGTTCCATATTTGAAGCGGCGGTAAAGCTGGACGTCAAGGCCTGTATCGTGGTGGATTCAGATATCAGGAGCATTACCTCGGACTGGGTGCAGCACCTGCTTTCTCCTGTTTTGGAGAAAGGTTACCAATATGTTACACCGGTTTATTGTCGTCATAAGTACGACGGCACTATAACCAACAATATAGTCTATAATCTGACCCGGGCCCTTTATGGAAGGCGCATCCGTCAGCCCATAGGGGGTGATTTTGCCTTTTCCCGGGAAGTAGCCGCTTACTATATTGATCAACCGGTATGGGATACGGAGATCGCCCGTTTTGGTATAGATATCTGGATGACGACCCAGGCCGTTGTGCAGGGCTTTAAGATTTGTCAGGCCAACCTGGGGGTCAAGGTTCACGACGCCAAGGATCCGGCCGCACACCTGGGGCCTATGTTCCGCCAGGTGGTGTGGACTATCTTTTATCTCATGGAACAGAATGAATCTTATTGGAAAAAGACAAAAAAAAGTACGCTGGTGGAGACCTTCGGCGCCGAGAAATGTTCGGAACCGGAGCCTATTAAGGTCGATCTGGACGGACTCATTTATAATTTTCAGGTTGGCTTTAAACAATTCAAGTCGTTTTGGAAAGACATATTAGATTCCGATAGTTACAGTGATCTCAAAAAGGCCTCAAGGATGAGTGCGAAGGACTTCTCTTTACCGGTAGAGACCTGGGTGCGGATTCTATATGAATTGGCGGCCACCTTCCACTATTGGCCGATGAACCGAAACAAACTGGTGGATCTCATGACCCCTCTCTATTATGCGCGAGTCGCCTCCTTTGTCCGCGAAACGTGGGATATGGATTCTTCCAGGGCCGAAGATATGGTGGAGAAAAATGCCGAGGCTTTTGAAGAACAGAAGGATTATCTGCTCAAGATGTGGGACAAGAAAAGAAAGGTATATGAAAAACTGAGTGAAAGGGTTTAG
- a CDS encoding NAD(P)H-dependent glycerol-3-phosphate dehydrogenase, producing the protein MSRRSSIGVIGGGSWGTTLANLLAEKGCNEATLWVYEESLARDMAETRENRTYLPGIKLDARLGITSSLKEAVESKEFIVVAVPSHVLRTVASRLIPFLSPASIVVTVSKGIENETLLTMTEVLEELLPKGQHSRLAILSGPSFAREVSQKVLTAVTAAAVSEDVAKQVQELFATPYFRVYRSSDVRGVELGGALKNVIAIAAGICDGLSFGTNTRAALITRGLAEISRLGLKLGAKPLTFAGLAGLGDLVLTCTGDLSRNRTVGLKLGQGMKLKEILDGMKMVAEGVKTTRSAYFLAQKCRVEMPITEQVYKVLYEDKDPLGAVKELMSRDLKEEWEVSFFQ; encoded by the coding sequence ATGTCCAGACGTAGTTCTATAGGTGTTATAGGAGGAGGGAGCTGGGGTACAACCCTGGCCAACCTTCTTGCTGAAAAAGGGTGTAATGAGGCGACCTTGTGGGTCTATGAAGAATCTCTGGCTAGAGACATGGCGGAGACCAGGGAAAACAGGACTTATCTGCCGGGCATAAAGCTGGACGCCCGGCTTGGGATTACATCTTCCCTGAAAGAAGCCGTCGAGTCCAAAGAGTTTATAGTGGTGGCGGTTCCGTCGCATGTCTTGCGCACCGTAGCAAGCCGGCTAATCCCTTTTCTTTCTCCTGCCAGTATCGTGGTCACGGTCAGCAAAGGAATCGAGAATGAAACACTTCTCACCATGACGGAAGTGCTGGAGGAATTGTTGCCAAAAGGCCAACATAGCAGATTGGCCATCCTCTCCGGTCCCAGTTTTGCCCGTGAAGTAAGCCAAAAGGTTCTTACGGCAGTGACTGCTGCTGCGGTAAGCGAAGACGTAGCTAAACAGGTGCAGGAACTTTTTGCTACACCATATTTTCGTGTCTATCGTTCCTCCGATGTCAGGGGCGTAGAATTAGGAGGCGCCCTCAAAAATGTTATTGCTATTGCGGCCGGTATCTGTGATGGGCTTAGTTTTGGGACCAATACCCGGGCAGCACTGATTACACGTGGATTGGCTGAGATAAGCCGCTTAGGGCTAAAACTCGGGGCAAAGCCCCTTACCTTTGCCGGCTTGGCCGGCCTAGGTGATCTGGTCCTGACCTGTACAGGCGATCTAAGCAGAAATAGGACGGTAGGTCTTAAGCTTGGGCAAGGAATGAAATTGAAAGAAATCCTGGATGGGATGAAGATGGTGGCCGAAGGGGTAAAGACCACCCGATCGGCCTATTTTCTGGCTCAAAAATGCCGGGTGGAAATGCCCATAACGGAACAGGTTTATAAAGTACTCTACGAGGATAAAGATCCGCTAGGCGCCGTTAAGGAATTAATGTCCAGAGATTTGAAAGAAGAGTGGGAGGTATCCTTTTTCCAGTAG
- the gyrA gene encoding DNA gyrase subunit A, giving the protein MYSTESIGQVSIEKEIKKSYLDYAMSVIIGRALPDVRDGLKPVHRRILYAMHDLKNEWNKPYKKSARIVGDVIGKYHPHGDVAVYDTLVRMAQDFNMRYPLVDGQGNFGSIDGDSPAAMRYTEVRMAKITQELLVDIEKDTVNFSPNYDDSLMEPDVLPSRLPNLLLNGSAGIAVGMATNIPPHNLTEVVDGLLLHIDKPDVTTDELLSCIQGPDFPTGGFICGRSGIREAYRTGRASIKMRARAAIEKARITGRVSIVINELPFQVNKARLIERIAELVRDKKIEGIQAVRDESDREGMRIVVELKKDEVADVVLNQLYTQTPMESSFGINMLAIVNNRPEVLTLKDLLGHFLEHRQEVIIRRTRFDLKKAEEKAHLLEGLKIALDNLDLVVDLIKSSATPKEAKARLVATLHLSEVQAQAILDMRLQRLTGLEREKILEDYRATLADIERYKAILASDELVRNIIKEELQAVRAAYGDERRTEIVEDAGEINVEDLIAEEDVVVTVSHRGYIKRNSVNLYRSQRRGGKGITGAETREEDFVENLYIASTHDYFLFFTNLGRLHWLKVYQIPQAGRLARGKAIVNLLNLQAEETIKTILPVRTFEPDRYLVMSTKKGLVKKTDLMAYSNPRAGGINAVNIREGDELVSVALTDGKKDIFLVTRHGLSIRFNEDDIREVGRVAMGVKGISLGEGDEVVGMEVVGEGSTVLTVTENGYGKRTNLEDYRPQGRGGKGVITIKTSERNGPVVGALQVIKDEEVLLLASSGKIIRIKVSGVPTHGRNTQGVKLFQMEPEEKVVSIARLAEREEETDVQT; this is encoded by the coding sequence ATGTATTCCACGGAAAGTATTGGCCAGGTCAGCATCGAAAAAGAGATAAAAAAATCATACCTTGATTATGCCATGAGCGTAATCATCGGCCGAGCCTTGCCGGATGTGCGCGACGGGCTTAAGCCGGTGCACAGGCGTATTTTATACGCCATGCACGATTTAAAGAACGAATGGAATAAACCGTATAAGAAATCGGCGCGTATAGTCGGTGACGTCATCGGTAAGTATCATCCGCATGGAGATGTCGCTGTATATGACACGCTCGTTCGCATGGCGCAGGATTTCAATATGAGATACCCCCTGGTGGACGGGCAGGGGAATTTTGGATCGATTGACGGGGACTCTCCTGCGGCTATGCGATATACAGAAGTTCGTATGGCAAAGATCACCCAGGAACTTCTTGTTGATATTGAAAAAGACACCGTCAATTTTTCCCCAAATTACGATGACTCCCTGATGGAACCAGATGTTCTTCCTTCCCGGTTGCCAAACCTGCTCCTAAACGGTTCCGCCGGAATAGCCGTGGGCATGGCCACAAATATACCACCGCACAACTTGACAGAGGTCGTGGACGGGCTCCTTCTTCACATAGATAAACCGGATGTTACTACAGATGAACTTCTGTCCTGTATCCAGGGCCCGGATTTTCCAACCGGTGGTTTTATCTGTGGACGGTCCGGTATAAGAGAGGCTTACCGGACGGGGCGGGCCAGTATAAAGATGCGTGCCCGGGCCGCTATTGAGAAGGCCAGAATCACCGGGCGGGTGAGTATTGTAATAAATGAACTTCCTTTTCAGGTGAACAAGGCCCGGTTAATCGAGCGGATCGCGGAACTGGTCAGAGATAAAAAGATAGAGGGTATTCAGGCGGTAAGGGACGAATCAGACCGGGAAGGCATGAGGATCGTTGTCGAACTGAAGAAGGATGAGGTGGCGGATGTTGTTTTGAATCAACTTTATACGCAGACCCCCATGGAATCCTCCTTTGGGATCAATATGCTGGCCATCGTAAACAACAGGCCGGAGGTTTTGACCTTAAAGGACCTCCTGGGCCATTTTTTGGAGCACCGGCAAGAGGTCATTATCAGGAGGACGCGATTTGACCTGAAAAAGGCAGAGGAAAAGGCGCACCTCCTTGAGGGATTGAAGATCGCCCTCGACAATCTGGATTTGGTCGTCGATTTAATCAAGTCCTCGGCCACACCCAAAGAGGCCAAGGCGAGATTGGTCGCCACCCTCCATCTGTCTGAAGTACAGGCCCAGGCCATCCTGGATATGCGTTTGCAAAGGCTGACCGGTCTGGAAAGAGAGAAGATATTAGAGGATTATAGGGCGACCTTGGCGGACATAGAGCGTTATAAGGCGATACTGGCGAGCGATGAGCTGGTTCGTAACATCATAAAAGAGGAGTTGCAGGCCGTAAGGGCTGCCTATGGTGATGAGCGCCGCACCGAGATTGTAGAAGACGCGGGAGAGATCAATGTAGAAGACCTTATTGCTGAAGAGGATGTGGTGGTTACAGTCTCACATCGCGGCTACATTAAACGCAATTCGGTCAACCTCTACCGGAGCCAGCGCCGGGGTGGGAAAGGTATAACCGGGGCAGAAACGCGGGAAGAAGATTTTGTGGAGAATCTTTACATTGCATCCACACATGATTATTTTCTTTTCTTCACAAACCTTGGCCGGCTCCACTGGCTTAAGGTCTATCAGATTCCTCAAGCGGGGCGGCTGGCCAGAGGGAAAGCCATAGTGAATCTGCTGAATTTGCAGGCAGAAGAGACGATAAAGACCATATTACCTGTGCGTACTTTTGAACCAGACCGGTATCTAGTTATGTCCACGAAGAAAGGACTGGTGAAAAAGACGGACTTGATGGCCTATTCCAATCCGCGCGCCGGGGGTATTAATGCGGTAAATATACGCGAAGGAGATGAACTGGTAAGCGTAGCGCTTACAGATGGGAAGAAGGACATCTTTTTGGTAACCCGTCACGGACTATCTATTCGCTTTAATGAGGATGACATCCGGGAGGTTGGACGCGTGGCGATGGGTGTGAAGGGCATATCGTTAGGAGAAGGTGACGAGGTGGTCGGTATGGAGGTCGTGGGGGAAGGCTCAACCGTTCTTACTGTTACGGAAAACGGATATGGAAAGAGGACCAACCTGGAAGATTATCGCCCACAAGGCCGCGGAGGGAAGGGCGTTATTACGATCAAGACAAGTGAGCGCAATGGGCCGGTAGTGGGGGCGTTACAGGTTATTAAAGACGAAGAAGTGCTGCTTCTGGCTAGTAGCGGAAAGATTATTCGGATTAAGGTAAGCGGCGTTCCCACACATGGACGCAACACGCAGGGCGTCAAGCTCTTCCAAATGGAGCCAGAGGAAAAGGTCGTGAGCATCGCCCGACTGGCGGAGAGGGAAGAAGAGACCGATGTCCAGACGTAG